One genomic window of Vibrio rhizosphaerae includes the following:
- a CDS encoding MurR/RpiR family transcriptional regulator produces the protein MNTLEKIQKNLENFSKSERKVAEVIMASPQTAIHSSIATLAKMADVSEPTVNRFCRRLDTKGFPDFKLHLAQSLANGTPYVNRNVEEDDGPDAYTHKIFESTMACLDVAKNSIDSAQINRAVDLLTQAKRISFFGLGASSAVARDAQNKFIRFNIPISCFEDIVMQRMSCINCTDNDVVVLISHTGRTKSQVEIAHLAKQNGATVIAITAKDSPLDQVSSLSICLDVPEDTDVYMPMASRVVQMTVIDVLATGFTLRRGSGFRENLKRVKDVLRDSRYDKLPQF, from the coding sequence ATGAATACATTAGAAAAAATTCAAAAAAATCTGGAAAATTTTAGCAAGTCTGAACGCAAAGTCGCAGAAGTCATCATGGCATCACCGCAAACTGCAATTCATTCCAGTATTGCAACCCTTGCCAAAATGGCTGATGTGAGTGAGCCGACGGTCAACCGCTTCTGTCGTCGTCTAGATACCAAAGGTTTTCCGGACTTTAAACTTCATCTTGCCCAAAGTCTGGCAAACGGGACACCGTATGTGAACCGTAATGTCGAAGAAGATGATGGCCCGGATGCATACACGCATAAAATTTTTGAATCAACGATGGCTTGCCTTGATGTTGCCAAAAACAGCATCGACTCCGCACAAATTAATCGAGCCGTTGATTTGCTGACCCAAGCCAAGAGAATTTCGTTTTTTGGTCTGGGCGCATCGTCTGCCGTCGCGCGTGATGCACAAAATAAGTTCATCCGGTTTAACATCCCGATCTCCTGTTTTGAAGATATTGTCATGCAACGCATGAGCTGTATCAATTGCACGGATAATGATGTTGTCGTCTTGATCTCTCATACCGGCCGGACCAAAAGTCAGGTCGAGATCGCGCATCTGGCGAAACAAAATGGTGCGACGGTCATTGCCATCACCGCCAAAGATTCTCCACTTGATCAGGTCAGTTCTCTCTCCATCTGCCTCGATGTCCCGGAAGATACCGATGTCTATATGCCGATGGCGAGCCGAGTGGTTCAGATGACGGTCATTGACGTGCTTGCAACCGGATTTACATTACGCCGCGGCTCAGGATTCCGGGAAAATCTCAAACGCGTCAAAGATGTATTGAGAGACTCTCGCTACGATAAGTTACCTCAGTTCTGA
- a CDS encoding GrxA family glutaredoxin, whose product MFVVIFGRPGCPFCVRAKEHAETLKAKRDDFNFRYVDIQAEGISKADLEKTVGKPVETVPQIFIDQTHIGGCTEFEAYAKENLGLFDE is encoded by the coding sequence ATGTTTGTAGTGATATTTGGTCGTCCCGGCTGCCCATTCTGTGTTCGGGCAAAAGAACATGCAGAAACATTAAAAGCAAAACGTGACGATTTTAATTTCCGCTACGTTGATATCCAAGCAGAAGGCATCAGCAAAGCTGATTTGGAAAAAACCGTAGGCAAGCCTGTTGAAACTGTCCCGCAAATCTTTATCGACCAGACTCATATCGGCGGCTGTACTGAATTCGAAGCATATGCGAAAGAAAATCTCGGTCTTTTCGACGAGTAA
- a CDS encoding aspartate:alanine antiporter, translated as MNINVVLLLKENPILLIFVVLASGLALGKIRFGSLQVGNSIGVLVTSLLMGHLGFSLNSEALTIGFMLFIYCVGIEAGPNFFGIFFRDGKHYLILSLTVLIIANLITYFGGKALHLDYGLSAGMMAGALTSTPILVGAQDALGSGLAEIPRNMEMSRVLENVSVGYAIAYLIGLISMIMFAKLLPRLQKQNLSDSAQQIARERGLGHNGQRKVYLPIIRAYRVGKELTNWIDGRNLRELGIYRQTGCYIERIRRNGILAHPDGDAILQEGDEIALVGFPDSHARLDPSFRNGKEVFDRNLLDLRISEEEIVVKSDSMVGKRLSDLNLSEYGCFLNRVVRAQIEMPMDSDIVLTKGDLLQVSGEKSRVQGLADKIGFISIHSQMADLLAFCAFFIFGITLGLITMTFGQVSFGLGNAVGLLLSGITLGFLRANHPTFGYVPQGALNMTKDLGLMIFMVGIGLSAGGSMFEHLSEIGIKVIGLAFLVSVVPVFFAYLIGAYILKMNRALLFGAIIGARTCAPAMDIVNDYAKSTIPALGYAGTYTIANILMTLTGTVIILLS; from the coding sequence GTGAATATAAACGTTGTTTTGCTGTTAAAAGAAAACCCTATTCTGCTTATTTTTGTTGTTCTGGCGAGTGGTCTGGCGCTGGGAAAAATTCGTTTCGGTAGCCTCCAAGTCGGCAACTCCATTGGTGTTCTCGTCACCTCGCTCCTCATGGGGCACCTCGGATTTTCTCTGAATTCAGAAGCGCTCACCATCGGTTTCATGCTGTTCATTTATTGTGTGGGTATTGAAGCGGGACCTAACTTTTTTGGTATCTTTTTCCGGGATGGAAAACACTACCTGATCTTAAGTCTGACAGTACTCATTATTGCCAACCTGATTACTTATTTCGGCGGCAAAGCCCTGCATCTGGATTACGGTCTGTCCGCCGGGATGATGGCCGGGGCACTGACCTCAACCCCCATTCTTGTCGGGGCTCAGGATGCCCTCGGTTCCGGACTGGCAGAAATTCCCCGCAATATGGAAATGTCCCGCGTGCTGGAGAATGTCTCCGTCGGCTATGCGATTGCCTATCTTATCGGTCTCATCAGTATGATTATGTTTGCCAAACTGCTGCCGAGACTGCAAAAGCAAAACCTCTCAGATTCCGCCCAGCAAATTGCCCGGGAACGCGGCTTAGGGCATAACGGGCAACGGAAAGTCTACTTACCCATCATTCGCGCCTATCGGGTTGGAAAAGAGCTAACAAACTGGATTGATGGTCGGAACCTTCGTGAATTAGGCATCTACCGTCAAACCGGTTGTTATATCGAGCGAATCCGGCGAAATGGCATTCTGGCCCATCCGGATGGTGACGCAATTTTGCAAGAAGGCGATGAAATTGCGCTGGTCGGTTTCCCTGACAGCCATGCACGGCTGGACCCAAGTTTCAGAAACGGTAAAGAGGTCTTTGACCGCAACTTGCTTGACCTGCGAATTTCAGAGGAAGAAATCGTGGTCAAAAGTGACAGCATGGTCGGAAAACGGCTGTCTGACCTGAATCTTTCCGAATATGGCTGTTTTCTCAACCGCGTTGTCCGGGCTCAGATTGAAATGCCAATGGACTCAGATATTGTGCTCACCAAAGGCGATCTCCTTCAGGTCAGTGGCGAAAAAAGCCGGGTACAGGGGCTCGCGGATAAAATCGGTTTCATCTCGATCCACAGTCAAATGGCAGACTTGCTGGCTTTTTGTGCCTTTTTCATTTTTGGGATTACACTGGGCCTGATTACCATGACCTTCGGGCAAGTCTCTTTTGGCCTCGGTAATGCTGTCGGACTGTTGCTCTCCGGGATTACTCTCGGTTTTTTACGGGCCAACCACCCCACCTTTGGTTATGTTCCACAGGGTGCCCTGAATATGACCAAAGATCTCGGGCTGATGATTTTCATGGTCGGGATCGGTCTGAGTGCCGGGGGCAGTATGTTTGAGCACCTGTCAGAAATCGGGATTAAAGTGATTGGTCTGGCTTTTCTGGTCAGTGTCGTGCCCGTATTTTTTGCTTACCTGATCGGCGCCTATATTCTGAAAATGAACCGGGCACTGCTCTTTGGTGCGATTATCGGCGCAAGAACTTGTGCACCGGCAATGGATATCGTCAATGACTATGCGAAATCAACCATTCCTGCACTCGGATATGCGGGCACCTATACCATTGCCAATATTCTGATGACCCTGACCGGAACCGTCATCATTCTGCTGAGCTAA